Genomic window (Nymphaea colorata isolate Beijing-Zhang1983 chromosome 1, ASM883128v2, whole genome shotgun sequence):
TCTTGGTATCCATAAGCTGCAGTTTGGTAGACTTCTACCAGATCAGGTTGAATAGTTGGCCTCCTTTAACACAAAAGCCTGAACAACtagaattcaaaattattttgctCTTACTATATGTTGTAGCTTCCATCAGTGCTTATAATTAAAAGTGGGAATCTCTTTATAGCATTCAACTGAACACCAAAAGAAGTAAATAGCATATGGCATCtgatactttttttcttttattcatcaAATTCCTTCAGATCCCATTTTCAATATAGTTGGACTACTGGAATCCAAGTTATTTCCTAAGTATGGCATTCGTCCTCGTGATAAGCATTTCAAAAGGGGATCTAAGTATATTGGAACtacagctatatatatatatatatatacacacacacacacacatatatatatatatatatatcaataggtcaggggataaaaaccagattcTTTAAATATTAcatttgaaatgttttttttttttttgaaatctaaccttactAATGTTAGTTTGATGCACAATATATAGTACgttgattatttttttggttttatcgttttataataagcaaaaatgaatggctttcatagcatcaacattttgataatagaaaaatcaatatttttcataaaaacatctagattcaaaacatattttatatcaatttttcataaatatattatgatgtttatcttttatttaaGATAACTTTTTAGCAAAATGTAaatgggtttggtttttatccttGGCATAAGTGTCTGGCTTTGTAGCGTTGCCCTTGGTTTATGATGCAGTTTTTAGGGATGCTTAAAACCGCAGCTATAAACTATTAAATCTTGTTATAACGGTTTAGAACCAGAACCATCTCGGCAAGCAGCTACCAGCCCTGCCCATAGCCACTGTGCCTAAAATTAGTTTGTGGTCAcggttttctcttttttagagagagagagccgacaaaatgaaaatttataaaaataaaatgcggtgacagattgagagagagagacgcaatCATTCCGTGTACATAATTCACACACAACTCATTACAAAtactttttatttgaaattgtaCACATTATCTTCATCCTCGTTTAGGTAggtgaagaaaatgaatgcAAATTAAATAATAATGAATGAGTCACACACGCGCATTCATACATGTACAGCGCTTCATATGATAAGAATAAAAATGTAAACAACATCGCGCATGGCCAACTCCTTAGGAcaccatgaagaaaaaagaatggcAGTAGCGCTTCTGATTAAAATAAGAACTAGAAAATCAGGGCTTATGCCTTAAACAAGCTAAGCAGACTGAGAAACAGGTTGATGACGTCCAAATAAAGACTGACTGAAGCCCAGATGTAATCGTCGTAGCTGTATCTCTTAATCAGATTATCCGTGTCGTAGATTATGTATCCGCTGAAGATGATCGTCCCGAGAATGCCGTAGATCATGTTGGTGATTTTGCCGAACGGAAACAAGATCTGATCCAAACAAAATATCACCGGAATTCAAAACTTCAGGCCCATTAAGATGAAAGGAAATCGAAGGATTAGGAATATTTTTGTCGACTGTTTACCCGGATGATGCCAAAGCAAATGAGAGCAACCAATGAGCAGAAGAGGAAAGGCCCAAGAAATTTGAAATCGTGGCCGCGTCTTGCTGCCCAGAATGTGTAGAGAGTCAAGCTCACGACCAGCGCTGCCGTCACGCTTGCTGCTTCTAAGATGACCCTGCCTGCTCCAACCAATGTAAGGGATTCAATGAAATTTTCTTAGGAATAGTTGCAGAACGTTAATcaaataacattaaaaatatgTGACGATTCGAGGGCAGGTCAAGGTGACCCGGCCTACTCCAATCAGGCAAAACAAGTTGCAGGAAGAACGGGGTTTAGCTTACCGCTGGTGAAGGCACAGGTCAAACCCACAAGGAAGCTCATGGAAACAGTGAAGAAACCGAGTAGAAGAAAATTGAACGGGTGCTTTTGCCGACAGAAGTACATGGGGAGCAGAACTGAACCAGccaaaacaaagaacaaagaaaattcaATCAGCAAATTTCTTAGAAACAGAACTGGCAGCAAATTCAAGAAAGAATCATCAGGAATACAGAAAAGTAGAGAAATAAGAAATGGGTGAAAGGAGCAGGCGCAACAGGAAGAGATGGAAAACCAAAAATTCTAGAAGAAAAAATGACAGCAGTACTCACtaatgaaaggaagaacaaggCTGACAATGTAAATGGCAAGTCCGGGGGTCGTCGTGACTAAGTAGTCCGCTATCGGATGAACGGCCACAACGACGGCACAGACCGCGACGGTGAGGAGGATCTGCACGGTGAGGATGGAATAGATCTTTCGAATGAATGCCCATCGAAGCTCCGGGTTCTCCATCATCCCCGGGTACAGTGGTGGCGCCACTCCCACCTCAACATCGCCACCCTTCATGTTGTTACTTGTCTCCTGCTGCCCGCCACCACCTGATCGTGtatgtttgagagagagagagagaggacaatGGAAGATCAGCTGATAAAATTGGGgatggagagagggagggatGGAAGGATTTTATAAGTCGCGAGGAGAGGTTGGTTCCATAGACTTTCCTGTTTCCTTCATGTTGTGGTCAAGAAAATGATCCGGTAAATACCTGTAAGTTAATAGATTTATAGCCCAAACGCGGAACAAAAAGTTTCTTGGTTCTTGCATTTGATGAGTCACCCATGCTGTTGAAATGATCCAATTCCGTATGACGCATCCAGCTTAGAGCTTACCCAAAAATTAAGGCTTATAAATACGAAATTAAATGAGTCAAAGTAGCGGACATTTGAAAAAACCAGTCTTCATCTTTAGTCACTGTTAAGGGCGCGTTTGATCACTTAAGATTTGATATTAGAAAATTTCGGACTCTTGTTGCTTGACTATAATATGAAATTATGCTTGGACAATGCAATTTGAAGACAATgatgattttatatttttagttcTCAAAGGCCATAGTTTGTTAATATCATAGACGTAAAGTGAACCCCTTATTAAAATATAAGACACTTGAATCTAAGATGCAAGGCAGTCAAATATCGGCTAACCTAATTGGACAGGGTCCAGTCATCCTCAACAAATTGGAGGCATTACTTGCACCTAATCAAATATTGACACAGTTAAGTTTTTATTTAAGGGACCACATTTTAGTTATAAACTGAAATACAGGCCTCATGTTTGTGCTTTCTCCAACGCGAACCTCAAGTAATAACTGATAGTTATCAATTAAAAGGCAAATGTGAGCGACGATAAGGGAAATAAGTCAAATGACCCTACTTTTCCATCCACAAAGGATAACGTTAAAAATCAAATCAGGAATTTTGACATCTCCTAACATGTCATAGCTTCATTAGGCTTTGCTTTTCTACAGTTATTAACGAAAGTGAAGTCTGCaccaaaatgaataaaaaaatggagttcatattcaaatttatgataaaaaaaaaaagagagcaaCTTGGGCGTTACTTTGATGACATGCGGTACAGCTGAGAAGGATCATAACAAACAACttgctttaaaaaattaaaaattaaaaattaaaaattaaaaaattaaaattaaaataattttttttttatgattagcttttaaaatttgtcGGCCCTAACTTATGTCAGGGTCATAAGAAGACGATGTCATGGAAATGATCAGTATAAAATGAGGGTTTGGTATGTAAACTTCAAAAGTATATAGTTTTGTTCCCAATTTCTTACATGATTGGAAACAAATAGACCTG
Coding sequences:
- the LOC116267327 gene encoding protein LIFEGUARD 2-like, with protein sequence MKGGDVEVGVAPPLYPGMMENPELRWAFIRKIYSILTVQILLTVAVCAVVVAVHPIADYLVTTTPGLAIYIVSLVLPFIILLPMYFCRQKHPFNFLLLGFFTVSMSFLVGLTCAFTSGRVILEAASVTAALVVSLTLYTFWAARRGHDFKFLGPFLFCSLVALICFGIIRILFPFGKITNMIYGILGTIIFSGYIIYDTDNLIKRYSYDDYIWASVSLYLDVINLFLSLLSLFKA